A window of Chitinophaga sp. MM2321 contains these coding sequences:
- a CDS encoding DeoR/GlpR family DNA-binding transcription regulator, giving the protein MLKEERFDHILGLLKQDGKVTYEFLASDLKVSEDTIRRDIEILHSNGLLSKVRGGAIPRSGNPLNFQDRSDYLSAGKEIIALKALQFIKNGQTLFMDGGTTVCAIAAYFLPDISIRVVTNNQALIPILTKYKQVEMIVLGGTYDRNTETTTGVRTCEEVKKHVADLYLMGTCAVERKFGITAALQQDGEVKQAMLHASMKTIALSNSEKLGSTDHFKVCGIEDIDALITDLPSDDSRLDTYRNLGVKLI; this is encoded by the coding sequence ATGCTAAAGGAAGAACGCTTTGATCATATTCTGGGCCTGCTGAAACAAGACGGCAAGGTCACGTATGAATTCCTGGCCAGTGATCTGAAGGTATCAGAAGATACCATCAGGAGGGATATTGAAATTCTTCATAGTAACGGATTGCTGTCGAAAGTACGCGGAGGTGCTATTCCACGATCCGGCAACCCTTTAAATTTTCAGGACCGTTCTGATTACCTGTCGGCAGGAAAAGAAATCATTGCTTTAAAAGCACTGCAATTTATAAAGAACGGACAAACCCTGTTTATGGATGGTGGTACCACCGTATGCGCTATTGCGGCTTATTTTTTACCTGATATCAGTATCCGGGTAGTCACCAACAACCAGGCGCTTATTCCCATTCTTACAAAATATAAACAGGTTGAAATGATTGTTTTAGGCGGGACTTATGACCGCAATACGGAAACAACTACCGGTGTCAGAACCTGCGAAGAGGTGAAGAAACATGTCGCTGACCTTTACCTGATGGGTACTTGCGCGGTTGAACGTAAATTCGGTATTACAGCAGCTTTACAACAGGATGGAGAAGTAAAACAAGCGATGCTGCATGCTTCTATGAAAACAATTGCCCTGAGCAACAGCGAAAAGCTGGGGAGCACAGATCATTTTAAAGTATGTGGTATCGAAGACATTGATGCACTCATCACAGATCTTCCAAGCGATGACAGCAGACTGGATACTTACAGGAATCTGGGCGTTAAACTAATCTAG
- a CDS encoding MFS transporter, producing the protein MGITDSTIKASKATKAIFLVCGLGISSWAPMVPYAKDRLHLNDANLGLLLLLLGGGAITMMPLSGVLAHRYGSRVVILFSALLMAVTLPLLLIMTSVVWMGVVLFVFGSAVGTVDVAMNTHGVQVQNRYGKPVMSSLHGLFSVGGLFGSLGLGFLMKLGLEPITAAISIAVLLVLIVSWKYTSLFDHATEKAVISEFSSDNGDTATTSFSWLTGGVLFLGAMCFAVFLAEGTMLDWSAVFLRENRGIEEELAGVGYAAFSIAMATMRLLGDKLVARLDSRTVVVAGSLVAAAGMFLAVSTPWMITALLGFVLLGLGAANIVPVFISEGGRLKDVPATVAIPAITTIGYAGQLAGPAILGFIAYHFSLPIALSFSGLLLIVVAAAYAFRRNV; encoded by the coding sequence ATGGGAATAACGGACAGCACAATAAAAGCAAGTAAAGCAACAAAAGCTATTTTCCTGGTATGCGGTCTGGGGATATCCAGCTGGGCGCCTATGGTTCCTTATGCGAAAGACAGGTTGCACCTGAATGATGCCAATTTAGGGCTGCTGCTCTTGTTATTGGGTGGCGGGGCCATCACCATGATGCCACTCAGTGGTGTGCTTGCACATCGATATGGAAGCCGGGTCGTTATCCTTTTTTCCGCATTGCTCATGGCAGTTACACTACCCTTATTATTAATCATGACTTCCGTAGTGTGGATGGGCGTTGTGTTATTTGTTTTTGGTTCCGCTGTTGGTACCGTGGATGTAGCCATGAATACGCATGGCGTACAGGTACAGAACAGGTACGGCAAGCCTGTTATGTCTTCTCTTCACGGACTTTTCAGTGTTGGCGGATTGTTTGGTTCTTTAGGGCTGGGTTTCCTGATGAAGCTTGGCCTGGAGCCAATTACAGCAGCTATCAGCATCGCTGTTTTACTGGTTTTAATTGTATCATGGAAATATACTTCCCTGTTTGATCACGCCACAGAAAAGGCGGTCATCAGCGAATTCTCTTCAGATAATGGCGATACAGCCACTACTTCTTTCTCCTGGTTGACAGGCGGGGTTCTTTTTTTAGGAGCGATGTGCTTCGCAGTCTTTCTTGCGGAAGGAACGATGCTGGATTGGAGCGCCGTTTTTCTTCGTGAAAACAGGGGCATCGAAGAAGAGCTGGCGGGTGTTGGTTATGCGGCCTTTTCAATCGCCATGGCTACCATGCGTTTGTTGGGAGATAAACTTGTTGCCCGTTTGGACAGCAGAACGGTAGTTGTTGCCGGAAGCCTGGTGGCTGCTGCCGGTATGTTTTTGGCTGTTTCTACTCCGTGGATGATAACAGCTTTACTGGGTTTTGTATTACTGGGATTAGGCGCTGCCAATATAGTTCCTGTTTTTATTAGTGAAGGAGGCCGGTTAAAAGACGTACCGGCGACGGTTGCTATTCCGGCGATTACCACAATAGGCTATGCCGGCCAATTGGCAGGACCTGCGATACTGGGTTTTATAGCATACCATTTTTCCCTTCCGATAGCACTCAGTTTTAGTGGTCTTTTATTGATAGTAGTAGCCGCTGCATATGCCTTTAGAAGGAATGTTTAA
- a CDS encoding sugar phosphate isomerase/epimerase family protein: MNISRRSFLMKSTFALAGTTLLSRQLFAMERKREVMGIQLYSIRDDMSKAPLPTLKLLAEMGYKNVEHANYVNRKFYGYGAKDFKRILNDLGLTMPSGHTVMGKQHWDAAKKDFTDEWKYTVEDAAIMGQKFVISPSLDGSMRKNYDDFMGYMNVFNKSGELCKKSGMKFGYHNHDFEFSEELNGHKLFDLILENTDPSLVAQQLDIGNMYHAGGMALDVMKKYPGRFELMHVKDEIKAATKGEMGGAYESTVLGKGIIPVKEIIDLGRKSGGTKYFIIEQESYQDITPLESVKQDLAVMKKWGY; the protein is encoded by the coding sequence ATGAATATTTCCAGGAGGAGCTTTTTGATGAAAAGCACATTTGCGCTGGCTGGCACCACCCTTTTGTCGCGGCAACTTTTTGCTATGGAGCGGAAAAGGGAAGTTATGGGTATCCAGTTGTATTCTATCCGGGACGATATGAGTAAAGCGCCGCTGCCTACCTTAAAGCTACTGGCAGAGATGGGATATAAAAACGTGGAACATGCCAATTATGTAAACAGGAAGTTTTACGGTTATGGCGCCAAAGATTTTAAAAGAATCCTGAATGATCTTGGACTGACCATGCCCAGCGGCCACACCGTCATGGGCAAACAGCACTGGGATGCTGCAAAAAAGGATTTTACGGATGAGTGGAAGTACACTGTTGAAGATGCGGCCATCATGGGTCAGAAGTTTGTGATCAGCCCCTCGCTGGATGGGAGCATGCGCAAAAATTACGACGACTTTATGGGCTATATGAACGTTTTCAATAAAAGCGGTGAACTGTGCAAAAAATCGGGGATGAAATTTGGTTATCATAACCATGATTTTGAGTTCAGCGAAGAATTGAACGGGCATAAGCTTTTTGATCTTATCCTGGAAAATACAGACCCTTCACTGGTAGCCCAGCAGCTGGATATTGGCAATATGTATCATGCCGGCGGTATGGCGCTGGATGTCATGAAGAAATATCCGGGCAGATTTGAACTGATGCACGTGAAAGATGAAATCAAAGCAGCTACAAAAGGAGAGATGGGAGGAGCATATGAAAGTACGGTGCTGGGCAAAGGTATCATCCCGGTAAAAGAAATAATAGACCTTGGCAGAAAATCCGGCGGTACGAAATATTTCATTATTGAACAGGAATCTTACCAGGATATAACCCCACTGGAATCTGTAAAACAAGACCTGGCCGTTATGAAAAAATGGGGATATTGA
- a CDS encoding metalloregulator ArsR/SmtB family transcription factor has protein sequence MRRDVYQAIADPTRREIIAQIAQQPLNLNAIAETFDISRQAVSRHIKILTECELIVIRQKGRERYCEAKLEKLHEVADWVAQYSEHWKSRFNALDNYLNEVQTKTKKDGKK, from the coding sequence ATAAGACGAGACGTATACCAGGCCATTGCCGATCCGACCAGGCGCGAAATAATAGCGCAGATAGCGCAACAGCCATTAAACCTGAATGCGATAGCAGAAACCTTTGACATCAGCCGGCAGGCCGTTTCCAGGCATATAAAAATACTGACCGAGTGTGAACTCATCGTTATCAGGCAGAAAGGCAGGGAAAGATATTGTGAAGCAAAGCTTGAAAAACTCCACGAGGTGGCCGACTGGGTAGCACAGTACTCAGAGCATTGGAAATCCAGGTTTAATGCGCTTGATAATTACCTGAATGAAGTACAAACCAAAACCAAAAAAGATGGAAAAAAGTAA
- a CDS encoding SRPBCC domain-containing protein — protein sequence MEKSNTKNEVNITHIFNAPRELVFKAWTEPEQLLRWFAPDDCTISFKSIDVQKGGTFHSCIHSPIHGDCWCKGVYLEVVAPERLVYTIVITDEQGNTVEPVDVGKSAALPAATILTVTFTEYGNKTELTLHQTMSEKDAKQTGAYQGWLLMLNRLEALISNQSA from the coding sequence ATGGAAAAAAGTAACACCAAAAATGAAGTAAACATCACGCATATTTTCAATGCGCCGAGAGAACTTGTATTCAAAGCGTGGACAGAACCCGAGCAATTATTGCGTTGGTTCGCTCCCGACGATTGCACCATCTCTTTTAAAAGTATTGATGTACAAAAAGGAGGCACTTTCCATTCCTGCATCCACTCCCCTATACATGGTGATTGCTGGTGCAAAGGCGTCTACCTGGAAGTTGTTGCGCCTGAACGGCTGGTATATACCATCGTTATTACGGATGAACAAGGCAACACCGTGGAGCCTGTTGATGTTGGTAAAAGTGCTGCGTTGCCGGCAGCAACTATTTTAACAGTCACGTTTACCGAATACGGCAATAAAACTGAACTTACCCTGCATCAGACCATGTCAGAAAAAGATGCAAAACAAACAGGTGCTTACCAGGGTTGGCTCCTCATGCTAAACCGGCTGGAAGCACTCATTTCAAACCAATCAGCATAG